In a single window of the Pyrococcus sp. NA2 genome:
- a CDS encoding ATP-binding protein translates to MNSPFIYGRKVGKEHFADREEELEKLKLAIMSGQNVIIYSPRRYGKSSLVGIALEELRDKVYPIEVDCSGIITKKELAEKISSSALATWRGRIEDFIRKLFKIVRPRIVLGDKIKVEFSVGEEDIALDEALKIPQRLAEITGKKVVVVFDEFQEISNLGKDILPKMRAEFQGQKDVTFVFVGSKQGMMRKIFHSPKSPFYNFGMHMVLKRIPREKFEPFISTKFEESGLKIEKDVIEKILDITKGHPHYTQMICYHLWLNATISRQQKISMDDLKEIIDEILSETSEFFEEIWSSLPMNQRRVLVAIAKGERDLYSRDFMNRYGFNRASTVQVSLRALQEKELIIKENGKYLIENPLFELWILRITSGQI, encoded by the coding sequence ATGAATTCTCCATTTATATATGGAAGGAAGGTCGGGAAGGAGCACTTCGCGGATAGGGAAGAAGAGCTTGAGAAGTTGAAACTAGCTATAATGAGTGGGCAAAACGTCATTATTTACTCACCTAGACGCTATGGTAAGAGTTCACTCGTTGGTATAGCCCTGGAAGAATTGAGAGATAAGGTTTATCCAATAGAGGTAGACTGCTCAGGGATCATTACAAAAAAGGAGCTCGCGGAGAAGATAAGCTCTTCGGCACTTGCAACTTGGCGTGGAAGGATTGAAGACTTCATTCGGAAACTCTTCAAGATAGTGAGGCCTAGGATAGTACTTGGAGACAAGATCAAGGTAGAGTTCAGTGTAGGCGAGGAAGATATTGCGCTTGATGAAGCTTTAAAGATACCGCAACGTTTAGCTGAGATAACAGGGAAAAAAGTTGTCGTTGTCTTTGATGAATTTCAGGAGATAAGTAATCTTGGAAAAGATATATTACCGAAAATGCGTGCTGAATTTCAAGGACAAAAGGATGTGACATTTGTTTTCGTTGGAAGTAAACAGGGAATGATGCGCAAGATATTTCACTCGCCTAAGAGCCCCTTCTACAACTTCGGAATGCACATGGTATTGAAGAGGATTCCCAGGGAAAAATTCGAACCATTCATATCCACGAAGTTCGAGGAAAGTGGGCTTAAAATTGAGAAGGATGTCATTGAGAAAATATTGGACATAACTAAAGGACATCCACACTACACTCAAATGATCTGCTACCATCTATGGCTGAACGCCACTATCTCAAGGCAACAGAAGATTTCTATGGACGATCTAAAGGAAATAATTGACGAGATTTTAAGTGAAACATCTGAATTCTTTGAAGAAATATGGAGCTCATTACCTATGAACCAGAGAAGAGTACTAGTTGCTATCGCTAAGGGTGAGAGGGATCTTTACTCAAGGGACTTCATGAATCGTTATGGGTTTAACAGAGCGTCAACTGTCCAAGTTTCTCTGAGAGCCCTTCAAGAGAAGGAGCTTATAATAAAAGAGAATGGAAAGTACCTCATCGAAAATCCACTCTTTGAATTGTGGATTTTAAGGATTACTTCTGGCCAGATATGA
- a CDS encoding CRISPR-associated helicase/endonuclease Cas3 produces the protein MKVCMAKFNPNDFLECHVNDALNVLKSMKSAFPWIPELSRGNFWELLFYSILLHDLGKCAIGFQKAGARGKIWGYRHEILSVPFTQFLEYSEEERNLIALSILTHHRYLSDLPVPTKVDNFVWEGYLEKASELLENADYIEEVFLPKIPYWEVYIFGKPLEKFKLPRNWKDKIMDYDFDALLNWYDRNWKSHRNELIFLKGLLNACDHLSSAGENSVRNLPGIAEIIELEIPREKWRPIQIQANQTRGNLLLRAPTGYGKTEAALLWADVNAHRTKKGISNRIFYVLPYKASINAMHDRLLRYFRSPELVGVLHSSSSYYLYASNLEYRRLSSLYRKIFTPLKITTPFQIMKAFFGVGFFEMTLSELVGALLIFDEIHVYEPNILGIILAMLELLKEYKTKTLVMSATLPDFIEQLFIEALEPRKLKVSTEEADSFTRHRIRIVDGSIDSTLHELTKEFKGTSQTPALIACNTVGKAVEAYRELKSLGYKVLLLHSRFTYGDREETERRLRKHLNSYDFVVATQVVEVSLDISFKTILTEPAPLDALIQRFGRVNRQGWREGRIADVYILTKGSEDDEKVYRPYDIVKDSIRILEDLDGDKLVESKIPELVNRAYSRVEKDLIKEIEEHKQTALELFKELQPLKRGENEEKFYEMFQGLEVVPIRFAGKVSELVDKGKGIEIHRYLVPIPYWKFFALKNQLGEIFTYDRKHHVIIANLRYSHELGLLDEVGEEEIL, from the coding sequence ATGAAAGTTTGCATGGCGAAATTCAATCCAAATGACTTCCTCGAGTGTCACGTTAACGATGCATTAAACGTGTTAAAGAGCATGAAGTCAGCGTTTCCCTGGATTCCCGAGCTCTCAAGGGGGAACTTCTGGGAACTCCTCTTTTATTCAATTCTTTTACATGACCTTGGCAAATGTGCCATTGGTTTCCAAAAGGCAGGAGCACGAGGAAAGATTTGGGGTTACAGGCACGAGATCTTATCAGTTCCTTTTACACAGTTCTTGGAGTATTCAGAAGAAGAGAGAAATCTAATTGCACTTTCAATCCTAACCCACCACAGGTATCTAAGCGATTTGCCAGTGCCCACAAAAGTAGATAATTTCGTCTGGGAAGGTTACCTTGAGAAGGCCAGTGAACTGCTCGAAAATGCCGATTACATAGAGGAAGTTTTTCTCCCAAAGATTCCCTATTGGGAGGTTTACATTTTTGGAAAACCTCTGGAGAAATTTAAACTTCCCAGGAACTGGAAAGATAAGATCATGGACTACGATTTCGATGCCTTGTTGAATTGGTATGACAGGAATTGGAAGAGCCATAGGAATGAGCTGATATTTCTCAAGGGCTTGTTGAATGCTTGTGATCACCTATCCTCGGCAGGAGAAAATTCCGTCAGGAATCTCCCTGGTATAGCTGAGATAATTGAACTTGAAATCCCGAGGGAAAAGTGGAGGCCTATCCAAATACAGGCAAATCAAACTAGAGGGAACCTCCTCTTAAGGGCTCCAACTGGATACGGTAAGACTGAAGCTGCACTACTCTGGGCAGATGTAAACGCTCATAGGACTAAAAAGGGAATATCAAACAGAATATTCTACGTCCTCCCCTACAAGGCCAGCATCAATGCAATGCATGATCGATTGCTAAGATATTTTAGGAGTCCAGAGCTTGTTGGGGTTCTCCACAGCTCTTCCTCGTATTATCTTTACGCTTCGAACCTGGAATATAGACGCCTCTCGAGTTTGTACAGAAAGATATTCACACCACTAAAAATTACAACGCCATTCCAGATAATGAAGGCCTTTTTTGGTGTTGGTTTCTTCGAGATGACGCTAAGCGAACTTGTTGGTGCCCTATTAATTTTTGATGAGATACACGTCTATGAACCGAACATTCTGGGAATAATACTCGCAATGCTGGAATTGCTGAAAGAATATAAAACTAAAACATTAGTCATGTCTGCAACGCTTCCAGACTTCATAGAGCAACTTTTCATTGAAGCTTTAGAACCCAGGAAATTGAAGGTCTCAACTGAAGAGGCCGATAGCTTTACAAGGCACAGAATTAGAATTGTTGATGGTTCTATAGATTCAACGCTTCACGAACTTACAAAGGAATTCAAAGGGACATCTCAAACTCCAGCGTTGATAGCCTGTAATACAGTTGGAAAGGCAGTGGAAGCCTATAGAGAGCTAAAGAGTTTGGGTTATAAGGTTCTACTTCTTCACAGTCGTTTCACATATGGAGATAGGGAGGAAACCGAAAGAAGGCTTAGAAAGCACTTAAACAGCTACGACTTCGTTGTGGCAACTCAAGTTGTTGAAGTTTCACTTGACATAAGCTTTAAAACGATCCTAACGGAACCTGCACCATTAGATGCCCTAATTCAACGCTTTGGGAGAGTTAATAGGCAAGGATGGAGAGAAGGAAGGATAGCTGATGTGTACATCTTGACTAAGGGGTCTGAAGATGATGAAAAGGTATACAGGCCCTACGATATCGTTAAGGATAGCATTAGAATACTTGAGGATTTGGATGGAGATAAGCTTGTGGAATCCAAAATCCCAGAACTTGTTAACAGAGCCTATTCCCGTGTAGAAAAGGATCTTATTAAAGAAATAGAAGAGCACAAACAAACAGCTCTAGAGCTTTTTAAGGAATTACAACCCCTAAAAAGAGGAGAAAATGAAGAAAAATTCTATGAGATGTTCCAAGGCTTGGAAGTGGTTCCCATTAGATTTGCAGGGAAGGTTAGTGAGCTAGTCGATAAAGGGAAAGGCATTGAAATTCACCGTTATCTCGTCCCAATTCCTTACTGGAAATTCTTTGCGTTAAAGAATCAATTAGGTGAGATATTCACCTACGATAGAAAGCATCATGTGATAATTGCCAATTTAAGATATAGCCATGAACTAGGCCTTCTCGATGAGGTTGGAGAGGAGGAGATACTGTGA
- the cas5b gene encoding type I-B CRISPR-associated protein Cas5b, with the protein MIRVKLKSWTASFRYPTFQSGYQPTLPVPPLSTIQGILSAARGEIVSFREVPFIGYVFISEGRGLDLERIYALGKPETDVIKREILFNNTLYLYLPDEWERYFRKPRFQLLLGRSSDIATVEEIKKIDLERRENVPVGGTIVPVSAGLPGIIHALPVEFDYSTIPRRAKLVRPFTILQFPRTIGQRRRQTYRGTLPYDPEIDIGVWIYESLHGEIQSK; encoded by the coding sequence ATGATACGAGTAAAGCTCAAAAGCTGGACCGCCAGCTTTAGGTATCCCACCTTTCAGTCAGGTTATCAGCCCACCCTACCCGTTCCCCCGCTCTCAACAATTCAGGGGATTCTATCTGCGGCAAGAGGGGAAATAGTGTCATTCAGAGAAGTTCCCTTCATAGGTTACGTGTTCATCAGTGAGGGAAGGGGTCTCGACCTTGAAAGGATTTACGCCCTGGGAAAACCTGAAACGGATGTTATAAAACGTGAAATCCTCTTCAATAACACCCTCTACCTCTATCTTCCCGACGAGTGGGAGAGATACTTCAGAAAGCCAAGGTTCCAACTTCTGCTTGGACGTTCAAGCGATATAGCAACCGTGGAAGAAATTAAGAAAATTGATCTTGAAAGGCGTGAAAATGTCCCAGTCGGTGGCACAATCGTTCCAGTATCTGCGGGACTACCCGGGATAATTCACGCCCTTCCAGTGGAGTTCGATTACTCAACAATTCCAAGAAGAGCAAAGCTTGTGAGACCTTTCACGATTCTTCAATTTCCGAGAACAATAGGACAGAGAAGGAGGCAAACCTACAGAGGAACGTTACCTTATGATCCTGAAATCGACATTGGAGTGTGGATATATGAAAGTTTGCATGGCGAAATTCAATCCAAATGA
- the cas7i gene encoding type I-B CRISPR-associated protein Cas7/Cst2/DevR, producing MRFAVGMVLIDAPHSALNMLGIDESLPDRNVTRVKKFRRGGKSYPYVSPQAWRYWWRKTLEEHFNWNLSPLFREQKQVFTAANPVEYPDDDVFGYMRAFKKGNTNITVTRVSPLKNTPLISLLPDRSSVTVDEGYASRHEGDPVPYSQEFYSTVLKGAFSLDLDSVGRFTIIDKAGFKNLLREDEISLKDVKSEYRKMAEKAKKLGVQMNEREWIMPAEIRKKRAVETLKALRYLFGGAKQTQYLTDVTPKFIILAMMEGGINPFISDIVYEDRGEIVFDGEALVSRILEFKELLNPKKIFIGKDKGFMKEWEEELRKVEEELENEGIEVEVTTVGDAIEKFAKEVEAYYG from the coding sequence ATGAGATTTGCCGTTGGTATGGTTTTGATTGACGCCCCACACTCCGCTTTGAACATGTTGGGAATAGATGAAAGCCTCCCAGACAGAAACGTTACCAGGGTAAAGAAGTTTCGAAGGGGTGGAAAGAGTTACCCCTACGTCTCACCTCAAGCTTGGCGTTACTGGTGGAGAAAAACCCTTGAAGAGCATTTTAACTGGAACCTTTCACCCTTATTTAGGGAACAGAAGCAAGTTTTCACTGCAGCAAATCCCGTAGAATATCCTGATGACGATGTTTTTGGTTATATGAGGGCATTCAAGAAGGGGAACACAAACATAACAGTCACAAGAGTTTCTCCGCTAAAGAACACACCATTGATCTCTCTTCTACCGGACAGAAGCTCGGTCACCGTTGATGAAGGTTATGCATCAAGGCATGAAGGAGATCCAGTTCCCTACTCGCAGGAATTTTATTCAACTGTACTAAAGGGAGCATTTTCCCTGGACTTGGATTCAGTTGGACGGTTCACAATAATAGACAAGGCAGGATTCAAAAATCTGTTAAGGGAGGATGAAATCTCACTTAAAGATGTAAAAAGTGAATACAGAAAAATGGCTGAAAAAGCAAAGAAGCTTGGCGTCCAAATGAACGAGAGAGAATGGATAATGCCAGCAGAAATTAGGAAAAAACGTGCCGTTGAAACGCTCAAAGCTCTCCGCTACCTATTTGGTGGAGCAAAGCAAACGCAGTATCTAACGGATGTAACGCCTAAATTCATCATTCTAGCGATGATGGAGGGCGGCATAAATCCCTTCATCAGCGACATAGTCTACGAGGACAGGGGAGAAATAGTATTCGATGGGGAGGCACTAGTGTCAAGAATCCTCGAGTTCAAGGAGCTCCTTAATCCTAAGAAGATATTCATAGGAAAGGACAAGGGATTCATGAAGGAATGGGAGGAGGAGCTAAGAAAAGTCGAAGAAGAGCTAGAGAATGAAGGAATTGAAGTTGAAGTTACAACGGTTGGTGATGCCATAGAGAAGTTCGCAAAGGAAGTCGAAGCCTATTACGGGTGA
- the cas8a1 gene encoding type I-B CRISPR-associated protein Cas8b1/Cst1 — MEIIEKESPLLEWTGHPFVDAGLVALLLIASKSKPEDLTKEDIEKAIDFVAELYARKEWSSSYIHGMIMPNNGIILANPGITGPISTAIKRAIKKERGLKFKEDTKEEIFKRISKNFDSLLAEEVLKFLESLSDKGESDIKNLDEFAKKIAKTVLSQPFVTKAIQRRIKNNLMELFEDILSESDSDGPLCIICGKRKAYTKKEAYRSVFPLLGSGDVPNYFHSANLRGAEICAHCIFLTQFMPLVSYRLPRVLLIHAYPYELMLELSREALKDVRKYKLASEARGFKRPENFLFRLIGEITRKIERDEIWENASVTLYYFTCNNQRQELDVIHVPTPALRFVAYANLVDPLGWKRIVSMGWKKQLSEEQFEEFERSGRLNEVYAKLLNNESILQFFYDSRNRRANASWRLLAFYCSEVLGLDKEALDFIRDVGDRIVETLKELPDNKLRRRVRELEGAEKLYQFEAFFVRLEKDRQELGIKNPLMTFDEFARILTAYGEDINVSWRTVRNLLLFRIYEKLHDRLMKMERSETGEGLDIYAEGGGEG, encoded by the coding sequence GTGGAAATAATCGAAAAAGAAAGTCCCTTGTTGGAATGGACTGGACATCCTTTTGTTGATGCAGGTTTAGTAGCACTACTGCTCATTGCTAGCAAAAGTAAACCAGAAGACTTAACAAAGGAGGACATAGAAAAGGCAATAGATTTTGTAGCTGAACTTTATGCAAGGAAGGAATGGAGCTCAAGCTACATCCATGGAATGATAATGCCAAACAATGGAATAATACTTGCAAATCCTGGAATAACGGGGCCAATAAGCACGGCAATTAAGAGAGCCATAAAGAAAGAAAGGGGCTTGAAGTTCAAGGAAGATACGAAAGAGGAAATTTTCAAAAGAATTTCCAAGAACTTTGATTCTCTCTTAGCTGAAGAAGTCCTCAAATTCCTGGAATCTTTGTCAGACAAGGGTGAAAGTGATATTAAAAACCTCGATGAATTTGCAAAGAAAATAGCGAAAACCGTCCTTTCTCAGCCATTTGTCACTAAGGCAATCCAAAGGAGGATCAAGAACAACTTAATGGAGCTTTTCGAAGATATCTTATCAGAATCCGACTCCGACGGACCTTTGTGCATAATTTGTGGAAAAAGAAAGGCTTACACAAAGAAGGAAGCCTATCGTTCGGTATTTCCGTTGCTCGGAAGTGGAGACGTTCCAAACTATTTCCACTCGGCCAATCTCAGAGGTGCAGAGATATGTGCCCACTGCATTTTTCTAACTCAATTCATGCCCCTAGTTTCTTATAGACTCCCGAGAGTTCTCTTAATTCATGCATATCCCTATGAACTAATGCTTGAACTCTCTAGAGAAGCCCTCAAAGATGTAAGGAAATATAAACTTGCCTCGGAAGCGAGAGGCTTCAAGAGGCCTGAAAACTTCCTCTTTCGGTTAATAGGCGAGATTACCAGGAAAATTGAAAGGGATGAGATATGGGAGAATGCCTCAGTTACATTGTACTATTTCACATGCAACAACCAGAGGCAAGAACTCGATGTTATTCACGTCCCAACTCCAGCACTCAGGTTCGTTGCCTATGCAAACCTCGTTGACCCTCTCGGCTGGAAACGCATTGTCTCCATGGGATGGAAAAAACAGCTCAGTGAAGAGCAATTTGAAGAGTTTGAACGTAGTGGAAGGCTAAACGAGGTTTACGCGAAACTTTTAAACAACGAAAGCATCCTTCAATTCTTCTATGACTCCAGGAACAGAAGGGCAAACGCTAGTTGGCGTCTTTTAGCTTTTTATTGCTCGGAGGTGTTGGGTTTGGATAAGGAGGCCTTAGATTTTATTAGGGATGTTGGGGATAGGATCGTTGAAACGTTGAAGGAACTTCCCGACAACAAGCTAAGAAGAAGGGTTAGGGAACTTGAAGGAGCTGAAAAGCTGTATCAGTTCGAGGCTTTCTTTGTAAGACTTGAAAAGGACAGACAAGAGCTTGGCATTAAGAATCCTCTGATGACGTTTGATGAGTTTGCAAGGATCCTCACGGCCTATGGAGAAGATATAAACGTCTCCTGGAGAACCGTCAGAAACCTCCTCCTATTCCGCATTTATGAAAAGCTTCATGACAGATTGATGAAGATGGAAAGATCCGAAACCGGAGAAGGTCTTGATATCTATGCTGAAGGAGGGGGAGAAGGATGA